CCGCGCCAGCCTGTGGGTCTTTGGCATGAACCTCCTGAGAGCAAGCATCTATAGTGGTTGCTCTCTGCTTGTGGTTTGCTTGTGAGGCTACTGCCCAGTGTCCTCTGAGGGCTTAGGATAAATGCAGTTGTCTTTAAGGGATAAGTCCCAGGAAACCCGAGCCAGGCAGAGAGGTAGTAGAACACTTTTTATTCTTGATGGTTGCGCTCGAGGAAGCAAGAATACAGAAGCTAAGTCGCCCCCTGTGAAGGGAAAAACCAACAGTCAGAACTTCCAGCAAGCTCAGAAGCCAGAGACACGTTTTATAATGTCGGGGCCTTCAGTGTTGTGAAAATCAGGTAACCATCCTTGCACAGGAGCCATAAGACCAGAATTCTTCCGGCTTCTTGCATGGTCTCCCTCTCCCAAGTAAAGGAGAAGCGAAGGCAGGTTCACTCCACTTTGGGTTTTGGCCCAGAGACCTAATCACACTGAGGAAGTTCATCATGCTGGCCCTCAGCCTCCCGGCAGGCCGAATACCCGTCTTGCAGAGAGCCGAGCCTTGCCTACTTGCCCCTATGGCGGGAAAGGAGCTCTGAGGCCTCCAGCTCGGTGGATCGACCGGGAAAGCCAGACCTGCAGCGTGGCTGGGCCTGGCAGGGTGCACGTGGGCAGGCCAGTGGCCCCAGCTCTCAGCTGCCTCCCCAGAACACCCTCTCCCAACAAGACTGCAAGTGGGGGTCCTCTTCATTGGCACAGACCTTGACACTCAGAGGCAAGAGCTTAGAAGTTaaagtgagaaaggagagaggttCTCTGACAGTATATTGGGCAGGCCCCTTAGGGTTCATCAGTGGCGGGGGCTGTGGGTGCCAAAGAATGGATCAGACAGTGGAGACCAAGTTAAGTGACAAAGCACTGTACGGGACGCAGGTTGTCAGCTCTGAGTTACAGTTTCCCGCCAGGTGGTCTCCAGGGAGGTTTTGAACATCCTTTGTCATTCCTCCTAGGTTTGGGGCTGTCTTTTGTAAGTTGCctacatttgtgttttcttaacCGAGGCTGGGTGCCTGTGGTCCAGGAAGGATGAGTGGCCGCCGCCCCGATGGCTTCCTGGCGTGCCTGGGACTCACTCACATGCTGCAGTGCTTTGCGGGGCAGCTTCTCCGAGTGGGCGATCCATTCTTTCATTAAGTCCAGGACGATGGGGATGAGGCTGACGATGCCTCCATAGTGATTCCTGGCCTCGTCACAGCTTAGGTGGTTCACCACATCATGAGGGTACCTGTGGGGTGGCAAGAGGGACTCATCCAGACCTGGGGCAGGCTCTGGTCCAGACTGCAGACATCAGAATCCCCTGGGGAGGTTTCAGGGCCGCATGGGCCATACCACACTCTCTACCAGATGTTGGGCAACAAATCCTGGCTAATCCTGTTGTGAGGGGCAGGACTCTGGAACCACTCACCTGTGATTGTAGACACCCAGATTAGGGGCTGTGGAAACCTGCCATAACTGCTCCAAAATGTACTGCTTAGTCCCTCTGACTCTTCTTCACCCCAATAACTAAACCATATGCTCCAGAATATGGCACTTTGTGCTGAGGGCGCAGAATTAACTAGGTAGCCAcactggcagggctggggcttcTCTGTGGGCTTCTGGGAACATGTGCTCTGTGATCCCCTTCCCTTTGCCGGGTGTCAACTCCAGTGAGAGGGCTTGCGTCTCACTATCTTCAGCTTCAGTAAAATGATCGGTGGGGTTGGGCCATCCAATAAATCAGTGGGCCTGGGATTTCCCACCTGGGCAGGGGGCCTGGAGGCACCTGCCCTCATGCAGAAGGCTGCTTCTTCCTGCTGGACCCCTCCTTTCCAGCCCCGCCCTGCTGCCTGGGCCTCCAAAACAGGCCCAGAAGCGACTTACTTTGCTCTAAGGTTGCTTAGGTCATTGCTTTGGCTAACCAGGGATTTGCATTTCTCAAGCAGGTTGTTGGTGACCGGAGTGCCAGAGTGCAGGGCCTCAAAGTGCTGGCACAGCTTGTTCAGCTCCGAGCAGATGTCCAGGAACATAAGCAGAATGCGCCGGTCTGTGGAGTTGTTGCAGTAGTGCTCTGTGTAGCTCTGCACCTGTGAGGGCCCACACGATGGGAACTGAGGCAGCACCACTGGGCCCCTGGTGAGTTTCTGGGCCAAACACCAGGAAGCAGTGCCCCACACCCCTgttcctcccagcctcccagagTCACAGGGCAGAGGCCAGTCACACTGAAGCATTTGCATGCACAGGCTGCTATATACAGTTAACATCATGGAGTGCCCCCTGCACTGTGCCGAGCTTTGCAGCCTG
The Vulpes vulpes isolate BD-2025 chromosome 2, VulVul3, whole genome shotgun sequence genome window above contains:
- the SPACA9 gene encoding sperm acrosome-associated protein 9 isoform X3, translating into MNEAKESLRSIEQKYKLFQQQQFTFIAALEHCRENAHDKIRPIASIGQVQSYTEHYCNNSTDRRILLMFLDICSELNKLCQHFEALHSGTPVTNNLLEKCKSLVSQSNDLSNLRAKYPHDVVNHLSCDEARNHYGGIVSLIPIVLDLMKEWIAHSEKLPRKALQHGAT
- the SPACA9 gene encoding sperm acrosome-associated protein 9 isoform X2; translated protein: MMLTVYSSLCMQMLQCDWPLPCDSGRLGGTGVWGTASWCLAQKLTRGPVVLPQFPSCGPSQVQSYTEHYCNNSTDRRILLMFLDICSELNKLCQHFEALHSGTPVTNNLLEKCKSLVSQSNDLSNLRAKYPHDVVNHLSCDEARNHYGGIVSLIPIVLDLMKEWIAHSEKLPRKALQHGAT
- the SPACA9 gene encoding sperm acrosome-associated protein 9 isoform X1, with product MNEAKESLRSIEQKYKLFQQQQFTFIAALEHCRENAHDKIRPIASIGQVQSYTEHYCNNSTDRRILLMFLDICSELNKLCQHFEALHSGTPVTNNLLEKCKSLVSQSNDLSNLRAKYPHDVVNHLSCDEARNHYGGIVSLIPIVLDLMKEWIAHSEKLPRKALQHVSESQARQEAIGAAATHPSWTTGTQPRLRKHKCRQLTKDSPKPRRNDKGCSKPPWRPPGGKL